From Polynucleobacter sp. MWH-P3-07-1:
AGGGCTAAAACGGAATGTAGCGCTTTAGGCAAATGCCGCAACTCTCTTAAGAGTTTCTTTTCTTGATCAGGATTTAATTTACCAGCGCGCTTTGCAATCGATAGGGTCAGTAGGTAAAGCGCGAGTAATTGGGTTGTAAATGCTTTGGTAGAGGCAACACCAATCTCGGTTCCAGCCTTGGTCAAAAAATGCCAATCGGTCTCGCGAACCATTGCACTTGAAGCCACATTACAAATCGCCAGGGTAAAGCGATGGCCCAAGCTCTTGGCATGGCGCAAGGCTGCTAAGGTATCTGCCGTTTCACCTGACTGAGAAACTACAATGACTAGAGTGTTAGGAAAAGACACGGTTTTGCGATAGCGATATTCACTCGCAATTTCTACTTGAGTAGGAATGCCTGCAATCTCTTCTAACCAATACTTCGCAACGCAAGCCGAGTAATAACTTGTACCGCAGGCCAAAATCAAAATCTGATCAAAAGTATTCCAATCTGCTGGCTTCGCTCCAAATAATTCAGGTCCAAATTGAGTAATGTTGGCAAGGGTATCGCCGATTGCACGAGGTTGCTCAAAAATCTCTTTTTGCATGTAATGCTGATATGGGCCCAGATCGACCGCTTCTGATTGAGTGGGCATGGGCTTAGAGGGCCTCTTCACTTCTTGTCCAGCCTGGTCCAGAATCTGGATAGTGCTCGCTTTAATGACTGCTACATCACCCTCTTCTAGATACACCATAGAATGGGCGCGTCCAGCTAATGCAAGAGCATCTGAGGCCAGGAAGTTTTCGCCCTCACCCAATGCGATGACTAAGGGCGACCCTACACGAGCCCCGATCAGAAGCTCTGGCTGATCTTGCGCAATGACGCCGACGGCATATGCGCCATGCAATCTCGGTAGTACTGATCTCACAGCGAATCCAAGATCTTTTTGCCCTTGAGCTACATAAGCTTGATGAATTAAATGGGCAATAACCTCAGTATCTGTTTCTGAGGTAAATACGTAGCCTGCGGACTGAAGCTCTGACCTAAGAGCTTCATAATTCTCAATGATGCCGTTATGGACGACTGCAATCAGTCCATTTGAAATATGGGGATGAGCGTTCTGTGTATCAGGCTTGCCATGGGTTGCCCAGCGCGTATGCGCAATGCCTAAGGTGCCAATAAATTGCTTACCTTGCTCAGCCAATTCAGCAACACGCGCAGTGGTTCTAGCACGCTCAATAGGATGCTTAGTATCGGCACTATTGATGACAGCAAAGCCGCAAGAGTCATAACCGCGGTACTCTAAGCGACGCAAGCCCTCAATCAATACTTCGACAATATTTTTACTAGAGACAGCGCCGACGATTCCGCACATTACTTGCGACCCTTCAGTACCTTCTTCACTGCTTGCTTAGAAGCAGCTTTAACGGTGACTTTTTTTGTAGGTCGCTTCCACTCTAAAGAGATTTGCTTCACTCTCGAAATCGTCAATTGATTAGCAGGTGCATCTTTGGTCAAAGTAGTGCCGGCACCCAAGGTCGCTCCGCGCTTCACCCGAATTGGTGCCACCAACTGAGTGTCAGAGCCAATGAAGACATCATCTTCAATAATCGTTTGGTGTTTATTGACGCCATCGTAATTACAAGTAATGGTGCCCGCTCCAATATTGACACGGGCTCCAACAATTGAATCGCCAACATAAGATAAGTGATTGGCCTTGCTATTGCTTCCAATCTTGCTATTTTTCACTTCGACGAAGTTCCCGATATGTACTTCATTGGCGAGCTCGGCACCAGGACGTAAGCGAGCGTAAGGGCCAATCACCGCATTTGCCCCCACCTTTGCGCCATCTAAGTGGCTGAAGGGGTGAATGGAAACGTCTTTACCAATGTCGCAATCGCGAACGATGCAATAAGGTCCGATCTTCACTCCCGAGGCTAGGCGAACGCTTCCCTCAAAAACACAACCTACATCAATGAAAACATCGCTTCCGCAATCGAGCTTGCCACGAATATCAATCCGAGCAGGGTCAGCCAAAGATACACCGCCCTCCATTAAGTCTTTTGCCAATTGCAGTTGATATACCCGCTCTAGGCTAGCCAATTGCTCACGGCTATTCACCCCAATGATTTCAAACTCATGATCAGCTTGCGCTGTCCGAATGGGAACGCCATCCTTCACTGCCATGGCGATAACGTCAGTTAAATAGTATTCCCCTTGAGCATTATTAGCACTTAATGACTTCAGCCATTTTTTGAGGGGAGTCGTTGGCAACACCATGATGCCGGTATTAATTTCAGTAATCTGCTTTTGTGCAAACGTCGCATCTTTCTCTTCAATAATGGCACATACTGCACCATTGGAATCTCGGATGATGCGGCCGTAGCCTGTTGGTACATCAACATTTTGTGTCAATAAAGCTAGGGCAGATTCCTGACCGCGAGCGCCATCTGCTAATTTAGCGAGGATGCTGAGCGTTCTCTTACTAGTCAGCGGAACATCTCCATAGAGAACTAAAGTAGGCTCTTGGGAATCCAGCTTACTCAAGGTCTGCAAAAGAGCGTGGCCAGTCCCTTTTTGTTCTGCCTGCAAAACAGTGCTGACTTTATTAAATACAGGATGCTCAGCTAAAAAACTCTTGACGTCTGCAGCGCCGTGACCAACCACAACAATCGGGCCTTGTTTAACCTGCTTGCCCAGCAAAGATAAAGCGGTATCCAGCACATATTGCAAGAGGGGCTTGCCAGCGAGATTTTGCAAAACTTTGGGCAATGCGGATTTCATCCGCTTACCCTGTCCTGCAGCCAAAATGACGATGTTCATATCAAGGGATTATAAGTCCCTGGAATCAGGGTTCCACAAGCCAATTCATCCAATTCAGCCTCATCGATCGCCTTGTCTCCAGCCGATCTAGCGGCAATTCCAGACAGAACTGAAGAAATATCCAGGTTTTTGAAATCAAAGGCCTCTGCGTCCATTAAGTGCGAAGGGACGATGTGATGCATTGCTCGAAATATATTCTCTACGCGGCCCGGATATTGCTTTTCCCATTCGCGCAACATTTGTTTCATGGCCTGCCGCTGTAAATTTGGCTGGCTACCACACAAGTCACATGGAATGATTGGGAAGTTCATATCAGCCGCATACCGCTCTAATAATTTCTCTGGCACATACGCTAAAGGACGAATCACAATATGCTTGCCATCATCCGAACGGAGTTTAGGTGGCATACCCTTAAGTTTGCCCGCATGAAATAAATTGAGTAATAAGGTTTGCAAAATGTCATCACGATGATGGCCAAGTGCAATTTTTGTGGCGCCCAACTCATCCGCTACGCGGTACAAAATGCCACGACGCAAGCGTGAACATAATCCACAAGTTGTTTTGCCTTCTGGAATCACCCGCTTCACAATGCTATAGGTGTCTTGCTCTTCAATATGAAAAGGCACGCCCAATACAGACAAGTAATTTGGCAAAGTCTCCGCGGGAAAGTTAGGTTGTTTCTGATCTAAGTTAACAGCGACAATCTCAAACTGAATCGGGGCTCGCTCACGCAACTTGAGCAATATATCAAGCATGGCAAAACTATCTTTTCCACCCGATACACAAACCATGACTTTGTCACCATCTTCAATCATGCCAAAGTCGCCAATGGCTTGACCGGCCAAACGGCAAAGCTTTTTCTCTAGCTTATTTTCTTCAAAGGCGACTTTACGAATATCGTTCATAACATTTAAAAATTAGACCGGCTTGATGCGAAATACTTCTACGCCTACTGAATGGCAGTCAGGATAGACATCTGGCTTGGCAGTGCTAACACGAACCGCCAACACTTTTGGGTGAGCCAGCATAGCGGCAACAATATCATCACAAAAAGTTTCTTGTAAGTGGATATGGCCCTGCAAAGCCCTATTTTTAATAGTTTCGCGGATAAAGTCATAGTCAACCACCTCTCCCAATAAATCTTGTTTGGGAGTATTGAGTCCAAGTGGAATATATAAATCCACATTGAGAATCACGCGTTGTTCCGCTTTCTTCTCAAAATCATGAACGCCGATATTGATGTAAATCTCGTAGTCGCGCAAATATAAACGGCGGCAGTCAATCAGACTGGGATGGGAGAGAATGGCTTGCATGAGTTAATTTACCTTGGTCATTTAGTGAGTCTTGAACATCACATCTCGCTCCGATGGCAACAAATGTTGCCCACCATCAACGTAGAGTGTCGTTCCAGTAATTGCAGATGACTCTGCTAAAAATATGGCGGCTTTAGCCACGTCGATTGCCTTAGAAGAGCGACCGAGCGGGGTCATTTGATGCGCCTTTGAAAATCCCTCAGCTGTTTGATCGCCAGAAGGGAGCGTAATTCCAGGAGCTAGGCCAATCACGCGGAGTAAAGGGGCAAAATCGACTGCCAAAATTTCGATTGAGCTGAGTAAGGCGCTTTTTGATAGCGTGTAAGACAAGTAATCTGGATTGGGATTAATGAGTTTTTGATCTAGTAGCTGTATCACTGATGGAATACATTCGCTCTCCAACTGATGTTGCTTCTGATGTTCAAAAAACATTTGCGAAAGAATGATTGGCGCCGTCAAGTTCACCTGCATATGTGCCAATACATTTTTTCCACTTAAAGGAGTATCTGAATTTGCTCGATCGTATTGAAAAATTGAAGCACTATTAATGATGCAGCCTAGATTCGGAAATGCTTTAGCTACAGCTGTAAATAGTTCTTTTGCTTCTACCTCCTTACTCAAGTCAGCCTGAAAAGCTAGCGCCTTGACCCCGAGGGCAAGAATATCGGTAACCGTCTGCTTTGCTTCAGTAGCGGATCGACCATAATGAATAGCAATGTCCCAACCCTGACGAGCAAATTCCAAAGCAATTTCTCGACCCAAACGCTTTGCAGCGCCGGTCACTAAAACGGCTTTATTTGACGTAAATTGGGACGCAGAACTCATGTGCAGTTAAATTCTCTTAGACTAGCGAGCTATGGATATTACCTTGACCAGCCTAGAAGCGGAGCATAGCCAACTGCTCTGCAGCAAAATTCGTGCTGAAATCAGTGCTAAAGGCGGCTGGATCCCCTTCTCCCGCTTTATGCAAATGGCCCTGTACGAACCCGGCATGGGCTATTACAGCGCTGGCGCCCACAAACTGGGAGCAGGGGGTGACTTTACGACAGCGCCTGAATTAAGCCCATTATTTGGCTCCGCAGTTGCCAATACCCTCTTACCGGTTCTGGAAGGGTTTAAATCAAAAGATCTGCCAAGCAAAATTTTGGAATTTGGAGCTGGCACCGGCAAATTGGCTGAGGCGATTTTGCTGCACCTGGGCAAACAGGGCTTTAGCCTCGATGCTTACGAAATTATCGAAATCTCTCCAGACTTGGCTGCCAGACAGCAATCACGTCTAAACCACCTAATCGCTAGTCAAGAGAGCAGCACTACTTGTCACTGGCTAGATGAATTACCCCAAAACTATCAGGGGGTGATTATTGCTAACGAGGTCATCGACGCCATTCCTTGTGAGCTGATTATTTTTGAGAACGGCTTTTGGCATTGGCGCGGGGTCTCTGATGAGAATGGGCAGTTTCTTTGGAAGACCGGTAAACCAGTTAATCAAAATGCATTACCCACAATCTTATTGAATGGAAATTTTCCCGAAGGCTACACGACTGAACTGCATCCTCAAGCTCATGCTTGGATGCGTCAAGTCGCACAGCAACTTCAGACTGGATTATTTCTGACTTTAGATTATGGCTTTCCAGAGTCTGAGTACTATCACGCTCAAAGACAAGAAGGTACTTTGATTGCGCATCACCGCCACCACGCAATACCCGACCCCTTTCATTTGCCGGGTCTTTGTGATTTAACGACACATGTGGAGTGGCTTGAGCTTGCTCGTATTGCTCTCGCAGAACAAGCAGATGATGTTTTCCTGACTAATCAAGGGGCTTATCTGCTCAACGCAGGGATCGGTGAACTGGCTTTAGAGCTTGCTGATCCAAAAGACGCTGAAACATTTTTGCCAATCTCCAACGCCTTACAAAAACTACTCTCTGAAGCAGAGATGGGCGAGCTCTTTAAAGCGTTTGCTTTCTCAAAGAATTTGAGTGATCTCATTCCGGGACAACATCTTCAAGACTTGCCTGGTTTGGGTGGTCGTAATCGCCTCTAGCTAAAGAGCTGCAGCAATCGCTGCTAAGCGTGCCTTTTCCACCACTATCCGAATCTTCTCGCCGTTATTTCTATCGGAGGAGTCAAGATCAGCAATGCATTGCGCTAACTCTAGGGCTTGGGCTTTTTGTAAGGCCTGAATCAGATCGCTCACCTCAAAGCCGATTTGTTTGGCCAGGGTCAAAACCATCATCGCTCGCTCTGGCTTGCGCCACACATCAGCACGATTAAACCAAGCCAGAATCTCTTGAGCAGTATTTTTCTGATCTCCTCTTTGCTTTAACAAGAGATTCAGTTCACTAAAAATTTCACTGAAGTCGCGAACTTCATTTGGCATCTTTACCGCCTCTGACCATGCTCGAATTTCAGTAGGCGGTAAATTCATGAGCACCACTGCACAACGCTCCTCTAATGTTGGAGGGGCAATCCGCAAATAGTCTCGCAAGCTCTCTCGTTGTGGTTCATCGATGAGCTGCGCATTTAGACTGCTTGGTAACAGCAATTTTGCAGCGCCGGCATCCAGTAAGACCTGAAACATCCGCATGGGCTTAGTGGCTGTTAGACCTCTTGATAGCTCTTGCCAAATTCTTTCGGATGAGAGTGCTGCCAGCTCGCCAGATCGAACGATTGCTTGAATTGCGAGGAGGGTTTCCTCGGCTACGATAAATTCAGGAAAGCGGGCTGCAAAGCGGGCCACCCGAAGTAAACGTAGAGGGTCCTCAGCAAAAGCATCGGAGACATGACGCAAAATCTTTTTGGCTAAATCTGCTTGTCCATTAAATGGATCAATGATGGGGCCCACCCACTCGCCATTTTCAGAGAGCTCTTGTGCCATGGCATTGATGGTTAAATCACGACGCTCAAGGTCTTGCTCCAGGGTGACAGAAGGATCTGCATGGAATACAAAACCTTTATACCCAGCGCCTGTTTTGCGCTCGGTTCTAGCCAAGGCATATTCAGCCTGAGTGGCGGGATGTAAAAAAACAGGGAAGTCCTTGCCGACTGGACGAAAACCTTTTGCAAGCATTTCCTCTACAGAACTTCCTACCACCACATAATCGATATCGTGGGCTGGGATGCCCATCAAGGTATCTCGTATTGCGCCACCAACAGCGTAGGTTTTCACGAACTAGCCCATTCCTTCAAGCGTATGGCGACTCATTCCAAAGACATCCACTAAGGCATCTTGACTATTAACAGGCAAAGTATTGGGCAAACTCATCGAAGCAATATTATCTCGAGACATTAGCGTAGGTCCCGGTAAATATTCAAATGCAAGGGCTTGCAAATACCCGACTAGATTAGGCACAGGAATAATCACACACTTTGTCTTGGCTTTTCGAGCTGCGAACTCCACAATGGCCTTCATCGTTAATACATCTGGTCCAACTAAATCATAGGACTGGTGAATTGTCTGGGGCATGGTGAGCGATTTCACAAATGCACTGGCTACATCATCAACGCTGACAGGCTGAAACTGTGCATCACAATGTGCTAAAGGCAAAGCCGGAAATAATGTTGTCAGCTTAGAAAATAAATTAATGAACTGATCGGCCGCACCAAAAATGACAGAGGGTCTAAAGATTGTCCAATCGAGATTGCTCGCCTTCACTGCAGCCTCTCCAGCGCCTTTGCTCCGCTGGTACATCGAAGGGCCGTGCTCGTCGGCGCCTAAAGCACTCATATGAAGGTAGCGCTTCAGGCCATGCAATTGCATTGCGGTGATAATGTTTTTGGGCAGCTCGACATGCGCCGCCTTAAATACTTTGCCATAGGGTTTGGCGGGCTGATCGTGCAGAACGCCCACCAAATTAATCACTGCACCATGAGAGCGCACTCGACCGCATAAATTTTGTAGCTCATCAAAATCATGAATATCGGCATCCTCAAGATGCACCTTGGGTAACATTCTGAGCTCACGAGCTGCGCCTAAATGTCGAGTAGGCAGCAATACTGAATAACCCGCATTTTGTAGTTTTGCCGCTAAAACGCGGCCCACAAATCCATTGCCACCGATGAGTAAGATGTCGTATTTCATAAGATTGATTATCTCCTTAAGGTAAATCGCTTTGCGTTGCCGCTTTTGGAGTAATGGTGCCTAAGCGCTGTTTTAAGGATTGTGACTGCCCTTGCATGACAGATGCGTAATAACTGGAATTAGACAATACGTTCTTGACGTAGGTGCGAGTCTCATTAAAAGGAATAGTCTCAGCAAAAATAGCACCTTCAACTGGCCCATCCAATTTCTCGCGCCACTGTTTTGAGCGGCCCGGGCCAGCATTGTAGGCAGCCGAGGCTAGCACCCACGAGCCATCCAAATCATTGAGAACCATATTGAGGTAATTGCTACCGAGCGTCAAGTTGGTATTTCTATCTTGGAGCTGTTGGCTGGTATATGAAGTCATCCCGATTTTCTTGGCAACATACTTTGCAGTATTTGGCATGACTTGCATCAAGCCTGCCGCACCGACATTCGATGAAGCATTCATAATGAAACGGGATTCTTGACGGATGAGTCCGTATGCCCAAGCCAAATTCAAATCAATCTGTTTAGCAATCGGTGCCAAGTCATCTTTAAAAGGGGTTGGGTAGCGCAAGGTGAAATCATGTTCCTGCTTAGTACGATCGGCAGTATTGACAACACGATCATATAAATTCACCCTCTTTCCGTACTCCGCAGCAGCTAACAATTGCTTATCGGACATATTGCGCAGCTCCCAATTCCACTCTCGATTGCCTTCAAATCGAAGATTCATTGCGTAAAGATGTTGTGCCCGAATAAAACCATTGCGATTTGCCATCACATCAATTTCTTGCTCAGAAACTTTAGTTCGAGCTGGGGCATGATTCGATTTACCCAACTCTTCACGCGCTAGTTGGCCGTAAAAATTAAATTGATCCTGAATCAGCTCAAAGGATTCGCGAGCTTTGGCGTCTTGTCCATCTGCCTTCAGTGCACGACCATACCAGTAGGTCCAGGCCGGATCTCGACTGCGGACCGCCGGATTCATACCCTCGATGGCCTGCTTCACTAAAGTCCAATCTTTCACCCTCAAGCCTGCTCGAACCTTCCACTCTTGACTCTCTGTAGAGAGGAGCTCGTTATAACCTAAAGCCTGCTGTAGTCGATAGGCATCATCGGCATTGGGATCCAGCTTCTTAGCCAAAAATTGGCCGATCACTCCCCAAGCGACAGCCTGGTTCTCTTTGCTGTAGCGATTACCGATTTGCTGAAAATCTTTATATGCTCTGGCTGGATCCGTTTTCGCCATCTTCACCACATCAGCAATGGGATCTTCGCCACCTAAACGACGCGACATCGTATCAAAGCCCATTTCATTAGCAGCGCGACCGATGGCCCTACCCTCACTTGGCGTCATGCCTCCAGCCTGAACTAGAAGTGGCACCAATTCTTGACAAGATTGCCCAAAGTAACGAGGGTCAATCAAAATGCTGCGCGCATCAAATGCAACCTTGCTAGCATTCTCACCTTGAGCTAAATGCGATTGCAATACATAGCATTTGACCGTTGTATCGTCATCGACAACAAACTTGGCGTACTCAGCATCAAAATTACTCCAATCTTTTCGCTTACCCAATACCAGCAACCAGTCATTGCGCATTCGATCTGCAATTGCACTCCCTTGATACTGATTTAAAAAAGCGATAACTTGTGAATCTGCACCAGTATCTGCGCGCGCTCCGCCTCCACTATCAAATAATTGAGGCTTAATTCGAAAGTAAGTAACGTAATCATCGTAGGGGTAGTTTGCTAAAGCTGCAGCTAATTGCTGCGACCTGAAGACATCATTTTTTTTCGCGGCTTCACGTAATTCGATAAAAGTACGGTCAGCATCAGTGATTTCTTCTGGGGCAAGCTTACTTTCATAAGACTTGGGCAAATGGACTTTCTTTGACTTGTCTGCAAACGCGCCTGGACTCATCAGGGCTGCCCATAGGATCAGCAATCCAGAAAGGATTTTCAATGCTGGTGCCGGGTTCTGATGCGACTTTCTCACTATGTAACCTTGTTTACTATATTTCTTAATTTTCACCTGATAATGCTCGATATGCACGGTAATTCAACAAAATCTCTCCGCCAAGACTTACTCAGGCAACGCAGTGAGTTTATGGCATCGCCAGACTATGCTCAAACTGAAGCTAGGCTAATTGGGGTATTGAATCAATTTTTGACAAAGCATTCTTCAGAGCTTAAATCTATCGCCTTATATTGCCCCATCCAAAATGAAATTGATTTACGGCCTACCCTATTGGATTGGGCAAAGGCTCAAGCCCATCGCCAACTGGCCCTGCCTTATGCAAAAGAAGATAAGCATTTGGATTTTTATCTTTGGCAAGCGGGGGATGTTTTAAGCCCAAGCAAGCATGGGGTGCCAGAGCCGATTCCCAGCAATTCTCAAAGACCCCAAATTCTTCCTGACTGTATTTTGCTGCCCTGTGTTGGCTGGTCAGAGTCGCAGGACAAGAAAAAGCATTGGCGACTAGGTTATGGTGGAGGCTACTTTGATAGAACCCTGGCTCTTTTGAAAAAACTGGGGCGCCAGCCGATCTGTATCGGCATCGGCTTTGATTGGCAAAAACTAGATGACACAAAGTGGTCTGCTCAAACCCATGATGAGCCTCTGACCTACATGCTGACCGAGTCTGGCTTAAGACCCTAGACTGAGGTTGTCTGCAATAGCCAAAACGGCTTCTGCCTGGTTCAATGAATAAAAGTGCAATCCCGGGGCGCCGGCTACTAACAGTTGATCGCAGAGATCAGTAACTACTTGTTCACCAAAAGCTCGAATCGAGGCTACATCATCTCCATAGGACTGTAGACGCAATCGAATCCAGCGAGGAATTTCAGCGCCACAGGCATCTGAAAAACGCAGTAACTGCGTACTGTTAGTGATGGGCATAATCCCGGCAATGATAGGCTGCGTAACACCCATTTCGTAAGCTTCATCTACAAAGCGGAAGTAGGCGTCGGTATTGTAAAAGTACTGAGTCACAGCAGAATTCGCGCCCGCCTTCATTTTCTGAACAAAAAAGTCAATGTCACTCGCTGGTGATTTCGCTTGAGGATGGGTTTCTGGATAAGCAGCTACATCGATATGAAACCAGTCGCCTGTCTCTGAGCGAATAAATTCCACCAGCTCATTCGCATGATGGAACTCACCGTATTGGCCCATGCCCGATGGCAGATCACCACGTAAGGCAACGATGCGCTTAATACCGAGCGCTTGATATTGCTTCAGCATCTGACGCACACTCTCACGCGAACTGCCCACACAAGACAAGTGTGGAGCAACCATTGCACCAGCCGCATGAATATCACTAACCACTTTTAAAGTCCCAGACTGGGTAGAGCCACCAGCACCAAAAGTAACAGAATAAAACGCGGGCTTGAGAGTTTCGCTCAAGCGCTCGCGCACTAAACGTAATTTATTCTCACCTTCTGGTGTTTTAGGGGGAAAGAATTCAACGCTCAGTTCCATTACCTTAGCCTAGTCTTTTTAGTAGCTTGATTAATAACGATAGTGATCAGGCTTGTAAGGCCCTTGCTTAGTGACGCCAATATAAGAAGCCTGCTGATCACTTAACTCCGTTAACTGTGCATTGAGCTTCTTCAACTGTAAGCGTGCCACCTTCTCATCAAGATGCTTAGGCAAGGTGTAAACACCGACAGGATACTTGTCTGTGCCGACTGCATTCCACAATTCAATCTGAGCAATCACTTGATTGGCGAAAGAAGAGCTCATGACATAGGAAGGATGGCCAGTGCCGCAACCCAGATTTACCAAACGACCCTTAGCCAAAATAATGATACGCTTTTCAGGCATCCCATTAGCGGCTGGGAAAATCACATGATCAACCTGAGGCTTAATTTCTTCCCAACGGTACTTTTCAATACCAGCCACATCAATCTCATTATCGAAGTGGCCAATATTACAAACGATCGCTTGATCTTTCATCTTGACCATATGGTCATGAGTGATGACATGGTAATTGCCTGTCGCAGAAACAAAGATATCTGCCTTATCAGCAGCGTAGTCCATTGTCACAACGCGATAGCCTTCCATTGCAGCTTGTAGGGCACAAATGGGATCGACTTCAGTGACCCAAACCTGGGCAGATAAAGCACGCAAAGCTTGTGCAGAGCCCTTACCCACGTCGCCATAACCACACACTACAGCTACCTTACCGGCAATCATGACATCCGTTGCACGCTTAATCGCATCTACCAATGACTCACGGCAACCATAAAGATTATCAAACTTACTCTTGGTGACGGAGTCGTTCACATTGATCGCAGGAAACTTGAGTTCTCCCTTTGCAAACATTTGATAAAGACGATGCACGCCTGTTGTAGTTTCCTCTGTAACGCCTTTGACTTTCTCCAGACGAGTTGAATACCAAGTTGGATCAATAGCCAATTTATTTTTAATGGTGGCGAACAGAATGGTTTCTTCTTCGCTGGTTGGGTGACTAATACAGGCTTGATCTTTTTCAGCGCGTGCACCAAGGTGCAATAACAAAGTAGCATCACCACCATCATCCAAAATCATATTAGTGAATCCACCGTCGGCCCACTCAAAAATACGGTGTGTGAAATCCCAATACTGCTCGAGGGTCTCACCTTTAATCGCAAACACGGGTGTACCGTTTGCTGCAATCGCTGCAGCAGCATGATCTTGAGTCGAGAAAATATTACAAGAGGCCCACTGCACTTCGGCACCAAGCGCCTCTAGGGTTTCAATCAACACGGCTGTTTGAATGGTCATATGCAAAGAGCCAGTAATACGGGCCCCACGCAAAGGTTGTTGCGCAGAAAATTCATCGCGAATTGCGATGAGTCCAGGCATCTCGGTCTCGGCAATGGCAATTTCTTTACGGCCAAAGTTAGATAAAGAAATATCAGCAATAGCACAACGCGTGGCTACGAAATCTTGTAGATT
This genomic window contains:
- a CDS encoding polynucleotide adenylyltransferase, with the translated sequence MKTYAVGGAIRDTLMGIPAHDIDYVVVGSSVEEMLAKGFRPVGKDFPVFLHPATQAEYALARTERKTGAGYKGFVFHADPSVTLEQDLERRDLTINAMAQELSENGEWVGPIIDPFNGQADLAKKILRHVSDAFAEDPLRLLRVARFAARFPEFIVAEETLLAIQAIVRSGELAALSSERIWQELSRGLTATKPMRMFQVLLDAGAAKLLLPSSLNAQLIDEPQRESLRDYLRIAPPTLEERCAVVLMNLPPTEIRAWSEAVKMPNEVRDFSEIFSELNLLLKQRGDQKNTAQEILAWFNRADVWRKPERAMMVLTLAKQIGFEVSDLIQALQKAQALELAQCIADLDSSDRNNGEKIRIVVEKARLAAIAAAL
- a CDS encoding complex I NDUFA9 subunit family protein, which codes for MKYDILLIGGNGFVGRVLAAKLQNAGYSVLLPTRHLGAARELRMLPKVHLEDADIHDFDELQNLCGRVRSHGAVINLVGVLHDQPAKPYGKVFKAAHVELPKNIITAMQLHGLKRYLHMSALGADEHGPSMYQRSKGAGEAAVKASNLDWTIFRPSVIFGAADQFINLFSKLTTLFPALPLAHCDAQFQPVSVDDVASAFVKSLTMPQTIHQSYDLVGPDVLTMKAIVEFAARKAKTKCVIIPVPNLVGYLQALAFEYLPGPTLMSRDNIASMSLPNTLPVNSQDALVDVFGMSRHTLEGMG
- a CDS encoding lytic transglycosylase domain-containing protein translates to MRKSHQNPAPALKILSGLLILWAALMSPGAFADKSKKVHLPKSYESKLAPEEITDADRTFIELREAAKKNDVFRSQQLAAALANYPYDDYVTYFRIKPQLFDSGGGARADTGADSQVIAFLNQYQGSAIADRMRNDWLLVLGKRKDWSNFDAEYAKFVVDDDTTVKCYVLQSHLAQGENASKVAFDARSILIDPRYFGQSCQELVPLLVQAGGMTPSEGRAIGRAANEMGFDTMSRRLGGEDPIADVVKMAKTDPARAYKDFQQIGNRYSKENQAVAWGVIGQFLAKKLDPNADDAYRLQQALGYNELLSTESQEWKVRAGLRVKDWTLVKQAIEGMNPAVRSRDPAWTYWYGRALKADGQDAKARESFELIQDQFNFYGQLAREELGKSNHAPARTKVSEQEIDVMANRNGFIRAQHLYAMNLRFEGNREWNWELRNMSDKQLLAAAEYGKRVNLYDRVVNTADRTKQEHDFTLRYPTPFKDDLAPIAKQIDLNLAWAYGLIRQESRFIMNASSNVGAAGLMQVMPNTAKYVAKKIGMTSYTSQQLQDRNTNLTLGSNYLNMVLNDLDGSWVLASAAYNAGPGRSKQWREKLDGPVEGAIFAETIPFNETRTYVKNVLSNSSYYASVMQGQSQSLKQRLGTITPKAATQSDLP
- a CDS encoding 5-formyltetrahydrofolate cyclo-ligase — protein: MASPDYAQTEARLIGVLNQFLTKHSSELKSIALYCPIQNEIDLRPTLLDWAKAQAHRQLALPYAKEDKHLDFYLWQAGDVLSPSKHGVPEPIPSNSQRPQILPDCILLPCVGWSESQDKKKHWRLGYGGGYFDRTLALLKKLGRQPICIGIGFDWQKLDDTKWSAQTHDEPLTYMLTESGLRP
- the metF gene encoding methylenetetrahydrofolate reductase [NAD(P)H] → MELSVEFFPPKTPEGENKLRLVRERLSETLKPAFYSVTFGAGGSTQSGTLKVVSDIHAAGAMVAPHLSCVGSSRESVRQMLKQYQALGIKRIVALRGDLPSGMGQYGEFHHANELVEFIRSETGDWFHIDVAAYPETHPQAKSPASDIDFFVQKMKAGANSAVTQYFYNTDAYFRFVDEAYEMGVTQPIIAGIMPITNSTQLLRFSDACGAEIPRWIRLRLQSYGDDVASIRAFGEQVVTDLCDQLLVAGAPGLHFYSLNQAEAVLAIADNLSLGS
- the ahcY gene encoding adenosylhomocysteinase; the protein is MNTVSDFNLQDFVATRCAIADISLSNFGRKEIAIAETEMPGLIAIRDEFSAQQPLRGARITGSLHMTIQTAVLIETLEALGAEVQWASCNIFSTQDHAAAAIAANGTPVFAIKGETLEQYWDFTHRIFEWADGGFTNMILDDGGDATLLLHLGARAEKDQACISHPTSEEETILFATIKNKLAIDPTWYSTRLEKVKGVTEETTTGVHRLYQMFAKGELKFPAINVNDSVTKSKFDNLYGCRESLVDAIKRATDVMIAGKVAVVCGYGDVGKGSAQALRALSAQVWVTEVDPICALQAAMEGYRVVTMDYAADKADIFVSATGNYHVITHDHMVKMKDQAIVCNIGHFDNEIDVAGIEKYRWEEIKPQVDHVIFPAANGMPEKRIIILAKGRLVNLGCGTGHPSYVMSSSFANQVIAQIELWNAVGTDKYPVGVYTLPKHLDEKVARLQLKKLNAQLTELSDQQASYIGVTKQGPYKPDHYRY